A single Campylobacter hyointestinalis subsp. hyointestinalis DNA region contains:
- a CDS encoding restriction endonuclease, with amino-acid sequence MVEYIIYFCLGSILTSGYFYIEIKKLNKQKEQEKIEKEKYIEELKQANIDKGIKYEFQIGRHFKGLGYKIYMKGINEGKKDMGIDIIAYKDKEVLLIQCKNSIYPLKQDIIRKFIGDCHMYEKENNKYLNNKIIKRVIVSNSNMDKGCELYFQQHKVECNFLQIKEN; translated from the coding sequence ATGGTTGAATATATTATATATTTCTGTCTTGGAAGTATATTAACTAGTGGATATTTTTATATAGAGATAAAAAAATTAAACAAACAAAAAGAACAAGAAAAAATAGAAAAAGAAAAATATATAGAAGAATTAAAACAAGCAAATATAGACAAAGGGATTAAATATGAATTTCAGATAGGAAGACATTTTAAAGGATTGGGATACAAAATATATATGAAAGGAATAAATGAAGGAAAAAAAGATATGGGGATAGATATAATAGCATATAAGGATAAAGAAGTATTATTAATACAATGCAAAAATTCAATATATCCACTAAAGCAAGATATAATAAGAAAATTCATAGGAGATTGCCATATGTATGAAAAAGAAAATAATAAATATTTAAATAATAAAATTATAAAAAGAGTGATAGTTTCTAACTCAAATATGGATAAAGGATGTGAATTATACTTTCAACAACATAAAGTAGAGTGTAATTTTTTACAAATTAAAGAAAATTAG
- a CDS encoding ribbon-helix-helix domain-containing protein, with protein MTISVRLDDDLFNSVDMLSKSTNRSKSFYIKEALKEYLSTFDNSKYELNDDTLKSINNIEKGVNLSKKFNSVDDLIKDLNS; from the coding sequence ATGACTATATCAGTAAGACTTGATGATGATTTATTTAATTCTGTCGATATGCTTTCTAAATCAACAAATAGAAGTAAATCTTTTTATATAAAAGAAGCCTTAAAAGAATATTTATCTACTTTTGATAATAGCAAATATGAATTAAATGATGATACTCTAAAATCTATCAATAATATAGAAAAAGGTGTAAATTTATCTAAAAAGTTTAATTCCGTAGATGATTTGATTAAAGATTTAAATAGCTAA
- a CDS encoding type II toxin-antitoxin system YafQ family toxin: MLDIYYENSFKADYKKLVKQGFDIDLLSTAIEYLINKIELPKKYKNHSLTGSFKGYFDCHLKPDCVLIYKIENNTLYLVRIGSHSNLFKSYK; the protein is encoded by the coding sequence ATGTTAGATATTTATTACGAAAATTCGTTTAAAGCGGATTATAAAAAGCTTGTTAAGCAAGGTTTTGATATTGATTTGTTATCTACAGCCATAGAATATCTTATAAATAAAATAGAATTACCTAAAAAATATAAAAATCACTCATTAACTGGTAGTTTCAAAGGCTATTTTGATTGTCATTTAAAGCCTGATTGTGTTTTGATATATAAAATAGAAAATAATACTTTATATTTAGTTCGTATTGGATCTCATTCAAATTTATTTAAATCATATAAATAA